Below is a window of Longimicrobium terrae DNA.
GCTGCGCGTGTTGGGGCTCATGTGGCTGGTGAGCAGCCCGATGGCGCGCAGGTTCTGCCACTGCTCGTACGTGGGCGCGCCGGTGATGACGATCACCGGAATCTCTTCCACATACGATCCGCCCACCGGCTGAATGACGCTGAGCGCGCCCACGCCGTAGGTGACGGCCACGGCCCCCGGCCCGCCTGTGGCCCGCGCGTAGCCGTCCGCCGCGTATCCGGCGTTGATCTCGTTGCAGTTGCCCACCCACGCCACCCCGGCATCCACCACCGCGGGGAGGAAGGGCCCCAGGTGGTTGCCGGGAACGCCGAACAGGTGGGTGATCCCCAGCTGCGACAACCGCGCGGCAAGATAGCGCGCCACCGTCCACGATCCGCCCGCCGCGCCGCTCACGAGGCCTCCTTCACGCCACCGTTCACCTCCACCGCCGCGCGCACCGCCGATTCCACCGCGCCCTCGATCCACGCGTGCTTGAGCGACGTATGCTCCCCCGCGAAGTGCACCGGCCCCTCCGGCGTGGGGATGTTGAGATGGAACTGCGTCAGCTGCCCGGGGGTGAAGACGGCCGCCTCGCCGAACGCGTAGCGGTTGCGCAGCCAGCTCTGCGTCTGCCCGAACCCGGTGTAGAATACCTCGATGCGCCGGCCGTGCAGCGACTGCAGCCCCCGGAGCGCGAACATGTAGCGCTCATCATCGCTCATGGAATCCCACCGCGCCGCGTCGTCCGCCCAGCTGTAGCTGGCGAGCACCACGCCGCCCGGGCTCCCCTCCACCGGGTGCGACGGGTAGTACATGAAGCGGTTGGGATTGTCCGTCAGCGAGCCGCCGCCGAACGCGTGCGTGGCCTCGCGGTCCGGGGCGCGGTGGTGGCGCAGTTCCGCGTAGAACGCCCGCTCGCGCCCGCCGATGCGCGATTCATCCACCGACGGCGCCGCGCCCAGCAGCGACGTATCGCCCGTGTGCGATTCGATGTTGCTCTCCTCCTGGTACTCGCGGTACAGTCCGGGGCGAATGGCCTCCATCTCCCGCTCCCACTCTTCTTCCGTGAACTCCCACCAGCGCCGGCTGAACTCCAGCAGCACCTTGGTGGCGGAGTCGTAGTGCAGCTCGATGATGGCGCGGCGCTTCCGGTAGCTGAACATGGGATCGACGATCACGTGCCGCAGGCTGCTGAACGGAATCGTGACGATGGCCACGTCGCCGGTGAACTCCTCGAACTCCGGCGGGCGGGTGCGGCGGCCGCCCTGGTCCTCGTGCGCCTCCTCGCCCACGGTCTTGATCCACACGCGCGGCCCGTCCGGCCCCACGTGCGTGCACTGGCCGCACTCCCCGGCGCGCGCGGGATCCCAGTATTCCATCTGCACCATCCGCCGGCCCATCACGATGTGGTCGCGCAGGAATTCCAGGAATGCATACGGAAGCCGCCACGTGCCGCCCTCGATCTCCCAGTACGTGGCCTTGGGATTGATGTCGCTGCGCCCCAGAAAGCTGTGAAAGAAGGAGAGCGGCAGGCGCGAGGTGAGGTTTTCGATCGTTCCCACCGCCTCGATGGCCTCGTCGCTGAACCCGCCGTGCTCCTTGAGAAATCCCCACATGCTGTACGGGTCGAAGTCGTAGATGACCCGCGCCCACCCTTCCACCCACTCCGGGACCGGCTTGTTGACGCGCCGGCCGTCCGGCCCCACGGTGGAGTAGTAGTCGCGCACCTTGTCCACGGCCTGGTTCACCAGGTCGTTGGTCGTGGTGCCGCACAGCCGCTCCGCCATGTTGAACGTGGCGTTGATGGCCGCCGGCGCCGCGTTGTACTCGCTCTTGCGCACCTGCATGCCGTTGACGCGGATCCACGTCTGGTTGCGCGGCGTGGGCGCGACGAAGGGCACCTCCGGCTCGTGCCCCCACGTGCCGCTGCCGTCAAAGGGCGTGTAGATGGCGGGCGGCACGGTGCCGCTTCCCGTGTCCGGCTCCACGTCCACGTTGTAGAACAGCCGCCGCCGCAGCCCCAGCTTGTCGACGAGCGCCAGGGTGAGCGGATGGAAGTTGGGGAGGCGCATGGCGCCGGCTTCGGCGTACTGGCGGCGATCGCGGAAGGGCGAGGGCAGGTCCGGCCGCCACTGGTCGTAGCGAAAGGTCTTGAGGCGCCCGCCGATGCGGTTGCCGTTGGCTTCGATGATGGTGACGTGGTGGCCGGCTTCCTTGAGCAGCCATCCGGAAACCAGCCCCGCGATCCCGGCGCCCACGATAAGGACGCGCTTGGGTTCTGAGGTCTTGGGAAGTCCTTTGTCGATGAGGATTTCCAGGTACTGCTTCACCAGGTCGCGCCCGTCGTCGTCCATCATGAGCAGCATGCGGGCGAGTCGGACGCAGGTGTCCCAGCGGTCCTGATCGAAGGGCGTGGTATTGTCGGTCATGAGGGCATGAAGAGGCGGGTGGAGAACGCGCGGGCGGGGGGCCCGGCTGCCGCGCGGGGCGCGCGGCGGGATGGAGAGGCGAGGCGGAGCCTTGCCCATCTGCAACGTACGCGGTCGCAGCCGGAGCGACAAGCGGGTTGCTTGGATGGGCCAGAGGTGGCCGGAAAGGGTGATCCCGGGGAGGGGCAGATGGGTGGTGCGGGAGTGGATGTGGCCGCCGTCTGGGGCCCCCACCCCGCGTGCTGCGCACGACGACCCTCTCCCACGAACGGATGTGGGAGAGGGAGCACACACCAGATCGGCTTGGAGGAGAGATCCGAGGGCATGGCGGGGTTCTGTCCGGCGGTTGAAACCGCACCTCGAAGAACACGAAGTCCGCCTGCGCGGACTGCACCCCCGGCAGTGTCTGTTGATCCCCAACGCAGTTGAAGCCCCGAACCGGACGCGCCAGCGGCCGGTGTCGGGGGTTCCCGCTTCTGGAGCGGCGGATTCATTCGCTCAACGGAGTTCGCTCAACGGACAGTCACCGCCACCCGCACCGAACCATCCGCCCGCCCCGACCCTCCCCCAGTCTTTTTTGGGGGAGGGTGGGCGAGTAGTACGAGCCCGGGTGGGGGCCTCCCGTGAACTCCGCCCATCACGCTGGACGTTACTGCCCGCCCGTCCCCCGCACCGCCGCCGGGCGACCCTGAATACCGACGCGGTCGATGCCGGACACCACCACCGCCTCTGGCGCCACCGAATCCGCCGGCGTGGAGAACGTATACGAGCGCGCCGTCCCCGGCACGACGCGCGTGCTCCACTCCGTGCCGCGCCGCGCCTGCACCGCCCACCACCGCGGCGCATTCCCGTTCGGCGCGATCTCCACCGTGGCCGCGCCACCCGCCGCCTGCCGGAACGCGAGCGTGGGCGCGGCGAGCGTGTCGCCGCCCAGCCAGGGCGACGCGGGAACCAGTGCCTGCTGCGCGTACGGACCCGCGATCAGCTTTTCGCTCAGCGAGTCGGGATTCAGCTGAAACGCGCGCATGCTGAAGTGCACGTTGCCTGTGGCGCCCGCCTGCCCTCGCGTGGCCCAGACCTGGTTCGTCACCTCGTCCGCGCGCCAGCGCACGGGCGCGCCCTCAAAGGTGCGGCTGGTGAAGTTGCCCGGCCACAGGTGCCGGTTGGTCACGTTCTGCTCCGCCCACCACCGAAGCAGCACGGGATAGCTCAAGTCCGGGCGCGAGATGGGCCAGTACAGCTGTGGCGTGAAGTAATCCATCCACCCCTCCCTGAACCACAGCCGCGCGTCCGCGTACAGCCTCTCGTACTGGTCAAATCCGCGCGGCGCGATGCCGACCGGATGGTTCGGCCGGTACACGCCGAACGGGCTGATCCCCACCTTGACCCACGGCTTGGCCGCCTTGACCTGCGCGTACATCTCGCGGACGAACAGATTTACGTTCTCGCGCCGCCAGTCGTTGCGGGAAAGGAGCCCGTGCATCTGCTGGTACCGCCGCCAGCTGCGGTCGTCGGGAAAGTCGATGGGGCGGCCCGACGCGTCGTTCTCCGGATACGGATAGAAGTAGTCGTCGATGTGCACGCCGTCGATGTCGTACCGGTTCACGACATCCATCACGACGGCAAGGGAGTGGGCGCGCACCGCGGGCTCGCCGGGGTCCATCCACAGGTGCGTGCCGTAGCGCTTCACCAGTTCCGGATGCTCGCGGCCGATGTGCCCCGGCGGCAGCGGCGTCTTAGCGCTGGGATGGCGGGCGCGGTACGGATTGAACCACGCGTGCAGCTCCATTCCGCGGCGGTGCGATTCCTCCACCGCGAACGCGAGCGGGTCCCACGCGGGCTGCGGCGCGCGCCCGGCCGTGCCGGTCAGGTACTCGGACCACGGTTCCAGCCGTGACGGATACAGTGCGTCGCCCGCCGTGCGTACCTGCAGCACGATGGCGTTCAGGTTGAGCTGCTGCGACCGGTCCAGGAGCGCGATCAGCTCGGCGCGCTGGCGCTCCACCGGCAGCCCGGGGGCGCTGGGCCAGTCGATGTTGGCCACCGTGGCCACCCACACGCCGCGGAACTCGCGCGCGAGCGGTGGCGCCTGTTCATCCACCGGCGCCGCGGTTGCCGCCACCGCGGGCACCGGCTCCACCGGCGCGGGCGCCTGCACCGGGGGCGGCCGCGTGCACGCCGCCAGCGCCGCGCCGACCATCATCATCCCCCGAACCACCATCTTCCGCCACGCGTGCGCCATCGCCATTCCGTCACCCATCCCGTGTAGTGATTCGCTGGTCCCCATTGACCGGCGCGTGCGTTACCTTGCGGTGTGCGGATCGGTACGCGGCGCCGGTTCCTTGATCCTGCGGGCTGGACGGACGCAAATCCAGGCCCGGCGGCGGTGGATTGGATCTGCCGGTCCCCGGCCCCGCGATTGCACGATCCGGATCCAGCGCGTTTCTGTCCCTCATCCCCACCGTTCTGATCGATGGCTTCGCCCCTGACCCGCGTGTTTCTGGTGCGCCACGGCGCCACCATTCTGACCGCCGAAGACCGCTTTGCCGGCGCGGTGGACGTACCCCTTTCCGACGAAGGGCGCGCACAGGCCCAGCGTCTTTCGGAGCGTCTGGCGGGGACGCCCATCCACGCCGCGTACGCCTCGCCGCTGGGCCGCGCGATGGATACGGCCGGGATCGTGGCGGGCCCGCACGGCGTCACGGTGCAGTCCAATCCCGCGCTGCGCGAGATCTCCCACGGGCGGTGGGAGGAGATGACGCGCGCGGAAGTCGAGGCGCAGTACGCGGATGAGGCCGCCAACTGGGATGCGGACCCGTACACATTCGCGCCCCAGGGCGGTGAATCGGGGCTGCAGGTGACGGCGCGCGCGCTCCCCGCCGTGCTGGACATCGTCCGCGCGCATCCGGAGCAGACGGTGCTGATCGTGTCGCACAAGGCGACCATCCGCCTGCTGCTGAGTTCGCTGCTGGGGTTTGATCCGCGGCGTTACCGCGACAACCTGGACCAGAGCCCGGCCGCGTTGAACGTGGTTGATTTCCGGGGGCCGACCAAGGCGCGGCTCACGCTGTTCAACGATACGTCGCACTACGAGCAGGGCGGCCTTGCGCTTCCCGCCATGCCTGGGCCGCGGCTGTCGCGCTGGTGGTGCGGGGTGGATGAACAGCCGGACGCGCAGCGGTGGGCGCTGTGGCGGCAGGACGACAACGGCAATCGGTTCCGCGTGGATGACTTCGCCACCCGCGCCGAGGCGGACGCGAGCATGGCGGATTTTGAGTCGCGCCATCACAAGCAGACGTACTGGATCGCGCCGGCGGAGTGACGGGGGCGGTAGAACCCAGGCGCGACAGGCGGAGTCTACGGCGGCCCCCACCCGGGCCGGCACCACCGGCCCACCCTCCCCCAAAAAAGACTGGGGGAGGGTTGGGGTGGCGGATGGTTCGGTGCGAAAACCGAGATCTCCGGCGCGCCGCAGCCTTCCGAGAGCGAATGAATCCGCCGCTCCAACAGCGGGAAGCCCCGACACGGCGCTATTCGCGCGCCGTTCGGGGCTTCAACTGCATATGGGGCTGACGATAAGGCCGCCGGTGCAGTCCGCGGAGGCGGACTTCGTGTTTCTCGAGGCGCGGTTTCAACCGCCGGAACGACCGCCCGCAACCCGGGCCTTTCGCCGTTTACGCCACCCTCGCAACCCCGCTTTCACCTTCACCTTTACGGCGACTTTCACCTTTACCTTCACTTTTACTTTCATCCCGATCACTCCTCCCTCTACAGCCGCGCGGCGAGGTCCAGTGCCTCAATGAGCCCGCCGCGGTCCACGTGGGAGACGTGGTGGCGGGAAAGGGCCAGAATCTCCGGCTCCGAATTCCCCATCGCCACGGGCACGCCCACCACGCGCATCACCCCCGCGTCGTTCGCCCCGTCGCCCACCATCATCACGCGCTCCAGCGCGATCCCATACTCAGCCGCCACCGCGTGCACCGCCGTCGCCTTGTCCAGCCCGGGCACGGTGATGCTGATGAACGCGGTGTCCGGCATCACCGGCGAGGTGCTGGGCGAGAGGGTGAGGCCCTCGTGCGGCTCCACCAGCACGGCCGCTTCCTCCGCGTGGCTCAGCAGCCACTGCGCGCGCACCACACCGCCCTCCAGCGAGAGCAGGTCGCGCGGGCGA
It encodes the following:
- a CDS encoding flavin monoamine oxidase family protein, whose product is MTDNTTPFDQDRWDTCVRLARMLLMMDDDGRDLVKQYLEILIDKGLPKTSEPKRVLIVGAGIAGLVSGWLLKEAGHHVTIIEANGNRIGGRLKTFRYDQWRPDLPSPFRDRRQYAEAGAMRLPNFHPLTLALVDKLGLRRRLFYNVDVEPDTGSGTVPPAIYTPFDGSGTWGHEPEVPFVAPTPRNQTWIRVNGMQVRKSEYNAAPAAINATFNMAERLCGTTTNDLVNQAVDKVRDYYSTVGPDGRRVNKPVPEWVEGWARVIYDFDPYSMWGFLKEHGGFSDEAIEAVGTIENLTSRLPLSFFHSFLGRSDINPKATYWEIEGGTWRLPYAFLEFLRDHIVMGRRMVQMEYWDPARAGECGQCTHVGPDGPRVWIKTVGEEAHEDQGGRRTRPPEFEEFTGDVAIVTIPFSSLRHVIVDPMFSYRKRRAIIELHYDSATKVLLEFSRRWWEFTEEEWEREMEAIRPGLYREYQEESNIESHTGDTSLLGAAPSVDESRIGGRERAFYAELRHHRAPDREATHAFGGGSLTDNPNRFMYYPSHPVEGSPGGVVLASYSWADDAARWDSMSDDERYMFALRGLQSLHGRRIEVFYTGFGQTQSWLRNRYAFGEAAVFTPGQLTQFHLNIPTPEGPVHFAGEHTSLKHAWIEGAVESAVRAAVEVNGGVKEAS
- a CDS encoding Cof-type HAD-IIB family hydrolase; the encoded protein is MIELICVDVDGTLVGSSGDVLPAVWEAVERARDRGARLAICSGRPAFGLARELAARLDPEGWHVFQNGASVVHLPSGDTRSTTLPREAVERLVARARETGRALELYSDTDYTVESTGERAMRHAGLLGVPFRPRDLLSLEGGVVRAQWLLSHAEEAAVLVEPHEGLTLSPSTSPVMPDTAFISITVPGLDKATAVHAVAAEYGIALERVMMVGDGANDAGVMRVVGVPVAMGNSEPEILALSRHHVSHVDRGGLIEALDLAARL
- a CDS encoding histidine phosphatase family protein produces the protein MASPLTRVFLVRHGATILTAEDRFAGAVDVPLSDEGRAQAQRLSERLAGTPIHAAYASPLGRAMDTAGIVAGPHGVTVQSNPALREISHGRWEEMTRAEVEAQYADEAANWDADPYTFAPQGGESGLQVTARALPAVLDIVRAHPEQTVLIVSHKATIRLLLSSLLGFDPRRYRDNLDQSPAALNVVDFRGPTKARLTLFNDTSHYEQGGLALPAMPGPRLSRWWCGVDEQPDAQRWALWRQDDNGNRFRVDDFATRAEADASMADFESRHHKQTYWIAPAE
- a CDS encoding glycoside hydrolase family 10 protein — protein: MGDGMAMAHAWRKMVVRGMMMVGAALAACTRPPPVQAPAPVEPVPAVAATAAPVDEQAPPLAREFRGVWVATVANIDWPSAPGLPVERQRAELIALLDRSQQLNLNAIVLQVRTAGDALYPSRLEPWSEYLTGTAGRAPQPAWDPLAFAVEESHRRGMELHAWFNPYRARHPSAKTPLPPGHIGREHPELVKRYGTHLWMDPGEPAVRAHSLAVVMDVVNRYDIDGVHIDDYFYPYPENDASGRPIDFPDDRSWRRYQQMHGLLSRNDWRRENVNLFVREMYAQVKAAKPWVKVGISPFGVYRPNHPVGIAPRGFDQYERLYADARLWFREGWMDYFTPQLYWPISRPDLSYPVLLRWWAEQNVTNRHLWPGNFTSRTFEGAPVRWRADEVTNQVWATRGQAGATGNVHFSMRAFQLNPDSLSEKLIAGPYAQQALVPASPWLGGDTLAAPTLAFRQAAGGAATVEIAPNGNAPRWWAVQARRGTEWSTRVVPGTARSYTFSTPADSVAPEAVVVSGIDRVGIQGRPAAVRGTGGQ